The Pseudoliparis swirei isolate HS2019 ecotype Mariana Trench chromosome 1, NWPU_hadal_v1, whole genome shotgun sequence genome has a window encoding:
- the LOC130211461 gene encoding zinc finger protein Xfin-like isoform X1 — translation MKLRRRKTDVQQLVVVKQEEGPPEQQDWTSLDQEDPEPPHIKDEQEELWTNQEGAQLEGLEEAGIRFLFSPVKSEDDEEEAQSSHLHQRLTEHMETEADGEDYRGPEPDRKSDPHGPPGPDPDPSDSSEPEEDWRDPGRKLLRCSVCAKTFKQRGNLNIHMRTHTGVKPFGCSVCSKRFTQKAGLDYHLKIHTGEKPFVCSLCGKSFRHKGAVTSHMATHTGVKPVGCGVCHKRFRAPAQLKGHKCVGEHSRRLGGQEDERRVPLSCGECDATFPNNYLLVTHMRMHRGKKLFTCGICGQKRQFSSHLEIHMRTHTGEKPYSCSVCGKRFSQRGIMSQHMAVHSGVKPFSCTACSRRFFWHFQIKKHKCDGELSQFRGAGFNEEARGEPDRESGPEPDWNPDPARHPEPDKETEPYSEAEDSVDVEFWKETRKHQSGYTYQRSKKLSADDGLHRSRKPFSCSGDKTGSEPKTEDGVDGGLPPSGPEPLDSEVSATDTGLNTDMRPFSSSECQERAEERLTLLTRGGPPTGEKPLRCLICGKGFSTVGCLSRHTSVHTGEEPLGRVVRRERFSEEARLVSHRCVGEPSPLREDDAPPSAGGLNPRHQLPVPVRLHTGLKPFGCSACGRTFAEREALRSHAASHSGEKPFRCSVCDAGCSDSEALVQHMRIHARQTQFSCTACGKEFAWRRHLEKHLEVHSRDRVHRCRFCGRSFSRHHELDCHRCVGHRASRRHAEEEPPAGSATQRMETEEDGEDSGPDRDSGPGPDRDSGPGQDPEDFSEPETDDSADSDFWEESCGRLSGLNSLKHEVSQSRETLNNHHRRSHTGGEPPHIKEDQEDPESPHIKEEEEDLWTNQEEEQLEGLEEAGIRFSFSPVKSEADGEDYRGPEPDPDDSVDSDFWKETREPQSVLNSLKHDPVSGVIMGCPCVHNDVGERLEADSDFWKNDRKSGPNSPKDVGCSSLLAAAKPFSCSECGKRFHHDYNRQNHMKHHTGQKAFLCSVCGLRCLYRSHLQIHMRTHTREKPFPCPACGKKYAHKASMQAHMAVHTAESQHGCGACGKGFAWFTELKYHQCVGGASQHADRTGTA, via the coding sequence acgtccagcagctggtgGTGGTTAAACAAGAAGAGGGTCCCCCTGAGCAGCAGGACTGgaccagtctggaccaggaggacccagagccccctcacATCAAAGatgaacaggaggaactctggaccaatcaggaggGAGCGCAGCTtgaaggtctggaggaggctggtatcAGGTTCTTATTCtctcctgtgaagagtgaagatgatgaagaggaagctcagtcctctcatcttcatcaaAGACTAACTGAACACATGGAAACAGAAGCTGATGGAGAGGActacagaggaccagaaccagacaggaagtcggATCCACATGGACCTCCAGGACCAGATCCTGATCCTTCAGACTCATCTGAGCCTGAAGAGGACTGGAGGGATCCGGGCAGGAAGCTGCTCCGCTGCTCTGTGTGCGCAAAGACATTCAAACAGAGGGGCAATCTGAACATCCACATGAGGACTCACACCGGAGTGAAACCGTTCGGCTGCTCCGTGTGCAGCAAGAGGTTCACCCAGAAAGCCGGTCTGGACTACCACCTGAAAAtccacacgggagagaaaccgTTTGTCTGCTCCCTCTGCGGGAAAAGCTTTCGCCACAAAGGCGCCGTGACGTCCCACATGGCGACGCACACGGGCGTGAAGCCGGTCGGCTGCGGTGTTTGTCACAAGAGGTTCAGGGCCCCGGCGCAGCTCAAGGGCCACAAGTGTGTCGGCGAGCACTCGCGACGCCTCGGAGGCCAAGAAGACGAGCGCCGCGTGCCGCTGAGCTGCGGCGAGTGCGACGCCACGTTCCCCAACAACTACCTCCTGGTGACCCACATGAGGATGCACCGGGGAAAGAAGCTGTTCACCTGCGGCATCTGCGGCCAGAAGCGTCAGTTCAGTTCACATCTGGAGATCCACATGAGGACCCACACCGGGGAGAAACCCTACAGCTGCTCCGTTTGCGGTAAGCGGTTCTCCCAGAGGGGCATCATGTCGCAGCACATGGCGGTCCACTCCGGGGTGAAACCCTTCAGCTGCACCGCGTGTAGCAGAAGATTCTTTTGGCATTTTCAGATTAAAAAACACAAGTGTGATGGTGAGTTGTCACAGTTTAGAGGAGCTGGCTTTAATGAAGAAGCCCGTGGAGAACCAGACAGGGagtcaggaccagaaccagactggAACCCAGATCCAGCCCGACATCCAGAACCAGACAAAGAGACTGAACCGTATTCTGAGGCTGAGGACAGTGTTGACGTGGAGTTCTGGAAAGAGACCAGGAAACATCAGTCAGGGTATACTTACCAGAGGAGTAAAAAGCTCTCTGCGGATGATGGACTTCATCGCAGCAGGAAGCCATTCAGCTGCTCTGGTGacaagacaggaagtgaacccAAGACTGAGGACGGAGTGGATGGGGGTCTCCCTCCATCAGGCCCAGAGCCTCTGGACAGTGAGGTCTCAGCCACAGATACAGGACTTAACACGGACATGAGGCCTTTcagctcctctgagtgtcaGGAAAGAGCTGAAGAGCGTctcacgctgctgacacgcggGGGCCCACCCACAGGGGAGAAACCGCTCCGCTGCTTGATCTGTGGGAAAGGCTTTTCGACGGTGGGATGCCTGTCGAGACACACGTCCGTCCACACGGGGGAGGAGCCGCTCGGCCGCGTCGTCCGTCGGGAGAGATTCTCCGAGGAGGCGCGCCTCGTGAGTCACAGGTGCGTCGGCGAGCCCTCGCCGCTCCGCGAGGACGACGCCCCGCCGAGCGCCGGAGGGTTGAACCCGCGGCACCAGCTGCCGGTTCCCGTGAGACTTCACACGGGCCTGAAGCCGTTCGGCTGCTCGGCGTGCGGTCGGACGTTCGCGGAGCGCGAAGCTCTGCGCTCGCATGCGGCGAGTCACTCGGGGGAGAAACCGTTCCGCTGCTCCGTGTGCGACGCGGGATGCAGCGACAGCGAGGCGCTCGTTCAGCACATGAGGATCCACGCCCGGCAGACGCAGTTCAGCTGCACCGCGTGTGGAAAGGAATTCGCTTGGAGAAGACATCTGGAGAAACACCTGGAGGTCCACTCGAGGGACCGGGTCCACCGCTGCAGGTTctgtgggcggagcttcagCCGGCACCACGAACTGGACTGCCACCGGTGTGTCGGCCATCGGGCCTCACGGCGCCACGCTGAGGAAGAGCCTCCAGCCGGCAGCGCGACTCAACGcatggagacagaggaggatggagaggactCAGGACCAGACAGGGactcaggaccaggaccagacaggGACTCAGGACCAGGACAGGATCCTGAAGACTTCTCTGAACCTGAGACTGATGACAGTGCCGACAGTGATTTTTGGGAAGAGAGCTGTGGACGTCTGTCGGGTCTGAACTCTCTGAAACATGAAGTCTCTCAAAGCAGAGAAACATTGAACAACCACCACAGAAGAAGTCACACAGGAGGGGAGCccccccacatcaaagaggaccaggaggacccagagtccccccacatcaaagaggaagaggaggacctctggaccaatcaggaggaagagcagcttgaaggtctggaggaggctggtatcAGGTTCTCATTCtctcctgtgaagagtgaagctgatggagaggactacagaggaccagaaccagatccTGATGACAGTGTTGATAGTGATTTCTGgaaggagaccagagaacctcagtCGGTTCTAAACTCTCTGAAACATGATCCCGTGTCtggtgttattatgggatgtcctTGTGTCCACAACGATGTCGGCGAGCGACTCGAAGCCGACAGCGATTTCTGGAAAAACGACAGGAAGTCGGGTCCGAACTCTCCGAAGGACGTCGGCTGCTCCTCGCTCCTCGCGGCCGCGAAGCCGTTCAGCTGCTCCGAGTGCGGCAAGCGGTTCCACCACGACTACAACCGGCAGAACCACATGAAGCACCACACGGGCCAGAAGGCCTTCCTCTGCTCCGTGTGCGGCCTGCGCTGCCTCTACAGGTCGCACCTGCAGATCCACATGAGGACCCACACCCGCGAGAAGCCCTTCCCCTGCCCGGCCTGCGGCAAGAAGTACGCGCACAAGGCCAGCATGCAGGCCCACATGGCGGTGCACACGGCGGAGAGCCAGCACGGCTGCGGCGCCTGCGGCAAAGGCTTCGCCTGGTTCACGGAGCTCAAGTACCACCAgtgtgtgggcggggcctcgCAGCACGCGGACCGGACCGGAACCGCGTAG
- the LOC130211461 gene encoding gastrula zinc finger protein xFG20-1-like isoform X2 produces MNRRNSGPIRRERSLKVWRRLVSEADGEDYRGPEPDRKSDPHGPPGPDPDPSDSSEPEEDWRDPGRKLLRCSVCAKTFKQRGNLNIHMRTHTGVKPFGCSVCSKRFTQKAGLDYHLKIHTGEKPFVCSLCGKSFRHKGAVTSHMATHTGVKPVGCGVCHKRFRAPAQLKGHKCVGEHSRRLGGQEDERRVPLSCGECDATFPNNYLLVTHMRMHRGKKLFTCGICGQKRQFSSHLEIHMRTHTGEKPYSCSVCGKRFSQRGIMSQHMAVHSGVKPFSCTACSRRFFWHFQIKKHKCDGELSQFRGAGFNEEARGEPDRESGPEPDWNPDPARHPEPDKETEPYSEAEDSVDVEFWKETRKHQSGYTYQRSKKLSADDGLHRSRKPFSCSGDKTGSEPKTEDGVDGGLPPSGPEPLDSEVSATDTGLNTDMRPFSSSECQERAEERLTLLTRGGPPTGEKPLRCLICGKGFSTVGCLSRHTSVHTGEEPLGRVVRRERFSEEARLVSHRCVGEPSPLREDDAPPSAGGLNPRHQLPVPVRLHTGLKPFGCSACGRTFAEREALRSHAASHSGEKPFRCSVCDAGCSDSEALVQHMRIHARQTQFSCTACGKEFAWRRHLEKHLEVHSRDRVHRCRFCGRSFSRHHELDCHRCVGHRASRRHAEEEPPAGSATQRMETEEDGEDSGPDRDSGPGPDRDSGPGQDPEDFSEPETDDSADSDFWEESCGRLSGLNSLKHEVSQSRETLNNHHRRSHTGGEPPHIKEDQEDPESPHIKEEEEDLWTNQEEEQLEGLEEAGIRFSFSPVKSEADGEDYRGPEPDPDDSVDSDFWKETREPQSVLNSLKHDPVSGVIMGCPCVHNDVGERLEADSDFWKNDRKSGPNSPKDVGCSSLLAAAKPFSCSECGKRFHHDYNRQNHMKHHTGQKAFLCSVCGLRCLYRSHLQIHMRTHTREKPFPCPACGKKYAHKASMQAHMAVHTAESQHGCGACGKGFAWFTELKYHQCVGGASQHADRTGTA; encoded by the exons atgaacaggaggaactctggaccaatcaggaggGAGCGCAGCTtgaaggtctggaggaggctggtatcAG AAGCTGATGGAGAGGActacagaggaccagaaccagacaggaagtcggATCCACATGGACCTCCAGGACCAGATCCTGATCCTTCAGACTCATCTGAGCCTGAAGAGGACTGGAGGGATCCGGGCAGGAAGCTGCTCCGCTGCTCTGTGTGCGCAAAGACATTCAAACAGAGGGGCAATCTGAACATCCACATGAGGACTCACACCGGAGTGAAACCGTTCGGCTGCTCCGTGTGCAGCAAGAGGTTCACCCAGAAAGCCGGTCTGGACTACCACCTGAAAAtccacacgggagagaaaccgTTTGTCTGCTCCCTCTGCGGGAAAAGCTTTCGCCACAAAGGCGCCGTGACGTCCCACATGGCGACGCACACGGGCGTGAAGCCGGTCGGCTGCGGTGTTTGTCACAAGAGGTTCAGGGCCCCGGCGCAGCTCAAGGGCCACAAGTGTGTCGGCGAGCACTCGCGACGCCTCGGAGGCCAAGAAGACGAGCGCCGCGTGCCGCTGAGCTGCGGCGAGTGCGACGCCACGTTCCCCAACAACTACCTCCTGGTGACCCACATGAGGATGCACCGGGGAAAGAAGCTGTTCACCTGCGGCATCTGCGGCCAGAAGCGTCAGTTCAGTTCACATCTGGAGATCCACATGAGGACCCACACCGGGGAGAAACCCTACAGCTGCTCCGTTTGCGGTAAGCGGTTCTCCCAGAGGGGCATCATGTCGCAGCACATGGCGGTCCACTCCGGGGTGAAACCCTTCAGCTGCACCGCGTGTAGCAGAAGATTCTTTTGGCATTTTCAGATTAAAAAACACAAGTGTGATGGTGAGTTGTCACAGTTTAGAGGAGCTGGCTTTAATGAAGAAGCCCGTGGAGAACCAGACAGGGagtcaggaccagaaccagactggAACCCAGATCCAGCCCGACATCCAGAACCAGACAAAGAGACTGAACCGTATTCTGAGGCTGAGGACAGTGTTGACGTGGAGTTCTGGAAAGAGACCAGGAAACATCAGTCAGGGTATACTTACCAGAGGAGTAAAAAGCTCTCTGCGGATGATGGACTTCATCGCAGCAGGAAGCCATTCAGCTGCTCTGGTGacaagacaggaagtgaacccAAGACTGAGGACGGAGTGGATGGGGGTCTCCCTCCATCAGGCCCAGAGCCTCTGGACAGTGAGGTCTCAGCCACAGATACAGGACTTAACACGGACATGAGGCCTTTcagctcctctgagtgtcaGGAAAGAGCTGAAGAGCGTctcacgctgctgacacgcggGGGCCCACCCACAGGGGAGAAACCGCTCCGCTGCTTGATCTGTGGGAAAGGCTTTTCGACGGTGGGATGCCTGTCGAGACACACGTCCGTCCACACGGGGGAGGAGCCGCTCGGCCGCGTCGTCCGTCGGGAGAGATTCTCCGAGGAGGCGCGCCTCGTGAGTCACAGGTGCGTCGGCGAGCCCTCGCCGCTCCGCGAGGACGACGCCCCGCCGAGCGCCGGAGGGTTGAACCCGCGGCACCAGCTGCCGGTTCCCGTGAGACTTCACACGGGCCTGAAGCCGTTCGGCTGCTCGGCGTGCGGTCGGACGTTCGCGGAGCGCGAAGCTCTGCGCTCGCATGCGGCGAGTCACTCGGGGGAGAAACCGTTCCGCTGCTCCGTGTGCGACGCGGGATGCAGCGACAGCGAGGCGCTCGTTCAGCACATGAGGATCCACGCCCGGCAGACGCAGTTCAGCTGCACCGCGTGTGGAAAGGAATTCGCTTGGAGAAGACATCTGGAGAAACACCTGGAGGTCCACTCGAGGGACCGGGTCCACCGCTGCAGGTTctgtgggcggagcttcagCCGGCACCACGAACTGGACTGCCACCGGTGTGTCGGCCATCGGGCCTCACGGCGCCACGCTGAGGAAGAGCCTCCAGCCGGCAGCGCGACTCAACGcatggagacagaggaggatggagaggactCAGGACCAGACAGGGactcaggaccaggaccagacaggGACTCAGGACCAGGACAGGATCCTGAAGACTTCTCTGAACCTGAGACTGATGACAGTGCCGACAGTGATTTTTGGGAAGAGAGCTGTGGACGTCTGTCGGGTCTGAACTCTCTGAAACATGAAGTCTCTCAAAGCAGAGAAACATTGAACAACCACCACAGAAGAAGTCACACAGGAGGGGAGCccccccacatcaaagaggaccaggaggacccagagtccccccacatcaaagaggaagaggaggacctctggaccaatcaggaggaagagcagcttgaaggtctggaggaggctggtatcAGGTTCTCATTCtctcctgtgaagagtgaagctgatggagaggactacagaggaccagaaccagatccTGATGACAGTGTTGATAGTGATTTCTGgaaggagaccagagaacctcagtCGGTTCTAAACTCTCTGAAACATGATCCCGTGTCtggtgttattatgggatgtcctTGTGTCCACAACGATGTCGGCGAGCGACTCGAAGCCGACAGCGATTTCTGGAAAAACGACAGGAAGTCGGGTCCGAACTCTCCGAAGGACGTCGGCTGCTCCTCGCTCCTCGCGGCCGCGAAGCCGTTCAGCTGCTCCGAGTGCGGCAAGCGGTTCCACCACGACTACAACCGGCAGAACCACATGAAGCACCACACGGGCCAGAAGGCCTTCCTCTGCTCCGTGTGCGGCCTGCGCTGCCTCTACAGGTCGCACCTGCAGATCCACATGAGGACCCACACCCGCGAGAAGCCCTTCCCCTGCCCGGCCTGCGGCAAGAAGTACGCGCACAAGGCCAGCATGCAGGCCCACATGGCGGTGCACACGGCGGAGAGCCAGCACGGCTGCGGCGCCTGCGGCAAAGGCTTCGCCTGGTTCACGGAGCTCAAGTACCACCAgtgtgtgggcggggcctcgCAGCACGCGGACCGGACCGGAACCGCGTAG